In a genomic window of Desulfovibrionales bacterium:
- a CDS encoding cation:proton antiporter, which yields MGIASDIIIIVVAALIGGLIAHKLRLPLILGYILSGVLVGPYTVGVTVSGIHEIERLAEIGVALLLFALGLEFSVKKLKPVRNVALIGTPIQILLTMAYGFAIGWYLGWEWIPSLWLGALISLSSTMVILKTLMNQGWLGTLSSRVMIGMLIVQDLAVVPMMIILPQLNNPKTGLPALGIAALKAALFLVLMIFLGTRLLPRLISHIARWNSRELFLLAIAAAGLGVGYATYLFGLSFAFGAFVAGMVLSESDYSHQALSDITPLRDLFGLLFFASVGMLLDPAFLIANIGKVLTLVLLVAVGKGLIFATLTRLFGYGNVVPLAVGLGLFQVGEFSFVLVRMGVQTNSIGSEVYSLILTTAMVTMILTPFASGLTAPLYALRRRWFKHEPLQTINLPQTGLRDHVVIVGRGRVGRHVAQVLRRLDLAFVIIEMDYRRVEQAKAAHLPVIYGDASQAIVLEAAQIEQARLLLITVPAIVVSQSIVHQARQLNSSLHIVARAEGIEQMKALYGSGVYEVVQPEFEAGLEITRQALLHLRIPVTEIQRYTDAVRHELYAPLYQTHYDYRTIVQLQNAGDLLELTWMNLSPGSPLNGRNIRELGIRSQTGASVVGVIRKGVFYPNPDAEYSFADGDLVAVIGEPHERAAFEALAKPVTN from the coding sequence ATGGGGATAGCATCTGATATTATTATCATCGTAGTGGCTGCCTTAATTGGTGGTTTGATTGCCCACAAACTAAGACTGCCTTTGATTTTGGGTTACATTCTGTCTGGTGTATTGGTCGGCCCTTATACCGTTGGGGTAACCGTTTCAGGCATCCATGAGATCGAACGGCTGGCGGAGATTGGCGTTGCGCTTTTGCTTTTTGCTTTGGGGTTAGAGTTTTCGGTTAAAAAATTGAAACCGGTGCGTAACGTTGCCTTAATCGGTACGCCTATTCAGATTCTCCTGACCATGGCCTATGGGTTTGCGATTGGGTGGTACCTAGGTTGGGAGTGGATCCCCTCGCTTTGGCTGGGAGCGCTGATCTCCCTATCCAGTACGATGGTCATCTTGAAAACTCTGATGAATCAGGGATGGCTGGGCACACTCTCAAGTCGAGTGATGATTGGAATGCTGATTGTCCAGGATCTGGCGGTCGTGCCCATGATGATCATATTGCCGCAGTTGAATAATCCGAAAACCGGACTCCCGGCGCTGGGAATAGCTGCGCTGAAAGCTGCCCTATTTCTTGTGTTGATGATTTTCTTGGGGACACGGCTCCTTCCGCGCCTGATAAGCCACATCGCCCGCTGGAACTCACGTGAGCTATTTCTTCTCGCAATCGCTGCCGCCGGCCTGGGGGTTGGCTACGCCACTTACCTCTTCGGACTTTCGTTTGCTTTTGGAGCCTTTGTGGCCGGTATGGTTCTGAGTGAGTCGGATTATAGTCATCAGGCGTTAAGCGACATCACTCCCCTGAGGGATCTGTTCGGCCTGCTTTTTTTCGCTTCGGTTGGCATGTTGCTGGACCCGGCTTTTCTAATTGCCAACATAGGCAAGGTGTTGACCTTGGTGCTGCTTGTAGCGGTGGGTAAGGGATTGATTTTCGCCACATTGACCAGACTCTTCGGCTATGGCAATGTAGTCCCCCTAGCCGTTGGGCTGGGACTTTTCCAGGTAGGAGAGTTCTCTTTCGTGCTGGTTCGGATGGGCGTCCAGACGAATTCAATTGGAAGCGAAGTGTATTCTTTGATCCTTACTACGGCTATGGTGACTATGATTCTGACCCCCTTTGCCTCGGGACTGACTGCCCCGCTGTACGCCCTCCGGAGGCGTTGGTTCAAACATGAGCCGCTACAAACTATCAATCTTCCCCAAACAGGACTCCGAGACCACGTGGTTATCGTCGGTAGAGGCCGAGTTGGGCGGCATGTGGCTCAGGTTTTGCGTCGTCTGGATTTAGCATTTGTAATTATAGAGATGGATTACCGTCGGGTTGAACAGGCCAAGGCCGCCCATTTACCCGTAATTTATGGGGACGCGAGCCAGGCAATCGTTTTGGAAGCAGCCCAAATTGAGCAAGCACGCTTGCTGCTGATCACGGTCCCCGCGATCGTTGTTTCACAATCCATCGTTCACCAGGCTCGTCAACTTAATTCGTCCCTCCATATCGTCGCCAGGGCTGAAGGAATAGAACAAATGAAAGCATTGTATGGCAGCGGCGTCTATGAGGTGGTTCAGCCGGAGTTTGAGGCTGGTTTGGAAATTACGCGACAGGCGTTGCTCCATCTCCGCATTCCTGTCACCGAAATACAGCGATATACTGACGCGGTACGCCATGAATTATACGCCCCCCTCTATCAGACACATTATGATTATCGTACAATTGTTCAACTCCAAAATGCCGGGGACCTGTTGGAACTGACCTGGATGAATCTGTCCCCGGGCAGTCCCCTGAATGGGCGGAATATTCGAGAGTTAGGCATACGCAGTCAGACGGGCGCTTCTGTTGTGGGAGTTATACGGAAGGGAGTGTTTTATCCCAATCCCGACGCCGAATATAGTTTTGCTGACGGTGATCTGGTAGCAGTCATAGGCGAACCTCATGAGCGTGCTGCTTTCGAAGCGTTAGCGAAACCGGTTACTAATTGA